The DNA sequence GAGCGCGCGCGTCTGCCCGGCGACACGCCGTTCGCGGCGTGCATCAACGCGCGCTCGGCAGCGACGACTGCGCTTATGCTGCCGCCATGCCGGCCAACAACACTCGCCGAGCGCGGGCCGCACGGCGACGCAAGCGCCGGGTGGCCGCCGTCGTCAACGACCTCACCGACGACCAGTGGGCCGCCATCAAGGCCGCCTGGAACGGATGCGCGTACTGCGGCAAGGCCGGCGCAGCACTGCAGCGCGACTGTGTGATGGCCATTTCCCGCGGCGGGCGCTACACGATCGACAACGTGGTGCCCGCCTGCGCAGCCTGCAACGCGAGCAAGTGCAATGACGAGGTGACCGGCTGGCTGCGCCGCAAGCGCCTCGATGAGCGGCTGTTCCTGGAGCGCTACGTGCGGATCAGGGCGGAACTGGTGTCCCGGGTGTCCGGGGAGTAGCGCTGTCCGACGGACCAGTACTCAACCTCACGCATTCATGGGCTTGTCGGCGGATGACGACGGGATCTGAGGCTGACCGCCGCCGTCACCGGTTCCGAGTTTGAGGTCGCCGCCCAAGGCTTGGTACTCCGCACCGATCCCGCCGATCCCGGTGGAGATCGAGTGCATGTCCGCGACAGCGCGCTCGAGAATCTCGACGATCTCTCCGGAACCTCGCCGCACCACCGGATAGAGCATCCGCTCACCCTGGGCTGTCTGCGGGATCTCGGACGCCGCGTCGAGCACCCACTGCCGCACGCCGTCCAACTCACGCCGGCCGGCGGCCACGACCTCGGCGGACTTGTCGACCTCGGCGCGCAACTGCCGGTCCAGCCGGGCCGCTTCGCCCAACACCCCGGCCTGCTTGTCGTTGGCGTGCCCGTAGGCGTCCGAACCGGGGCCGCGCCAGTGTTGGCCCGGCCCGGCCCCCGCAACCTCGGCCCGCAGCTCCAGCAGCGCCGGGCTCTGGTCGTAGGCAGATCCGTCCTGTGGGGCGCCGTCGCCGAAGGCGGCCCGGGCCCTGGACCACGTCGCCAAGAAAGCGTCCAGCACCCCCACCGTCACGCTCCCTCCCCTCGACAAACGAGTCTAGGGCCGCCGAGAGGAGGGCCGGGGCACCAAAAAGCTCAGCGCGGCGAGACGCCCGCCGACAGCACCCGGATGCCGCTGATCAACCCGTCGATCAGGTTGCCTTCCTGGAACGACGCTGCGGCCGCCGACACTCCCAGCGGTGCGGACTCCTCGATGCCGCGGCCTTTGACCTCCGCGCCGTAGACCACCTCGATGGCCTTCTGGTTCGGCGAGACGGCCAACAACACCGCGTTGTCGGGCGTCGGCACCCGGGCCAGCAGCTCGCGCGCGGTCGCGGCGGTGTCCTCACCCAGGTCACCGACGTAGACGGCGAAACGGGCCTTGGCGTTGCGCGACCCGAACTTCAGCGCATTGTCCAGGATCACCAGGTCCTTGGTCGGGAACGGGTAATGGACGGACAACTCACCCGGCTCGGTGACCCCGGAGATCCGGCCGCTGGACGTGATCGCCGACCCGTAGGGCAGCTCCGCGAGCTCCGTGGACGTCACCCGGGAAACCTCACCACTTGCCACTTGCGCCACCTCCCACCGTCAGATGCGAACCGTGGCCGCCGTGCCCGTGGTCGGCCGGCTCGTCGGCCGCCCACAGGATCGGATCGTGCGTCCACTGTTCGGACATGTCGTACGTCGCGGGGTGCGGCCCTTTTTTGGTGAAGATGAACAGGGACAACACCGCCGCGAGCGCCAACGGAATCAGCACGAAGCTCGCGTGCAACATCGCAGTAGTGCTCACGCGGAAACGTTAACCCACCGGCCGGTCAGGCCGCGCCCTCACCCAGGTATCTCACCCACGCCGGGTCGAGTTCCTTGATGCTGGACAGCAACCGCCAGTGCTGACCCTTGGGCGGCAGCGGGGTGACGTGCAGTGTCCAGCCCAGTTCGGTCAGCAGCTTGTCGGCCTTGCGGTGGTTGCACCCCGAACAGGCAGCGACGCAGTTCTCCCAGGAATGGGCGCCGCCGCGGCTGCGCGGGATGACGTGGTCGACGGTGTCGGCCTTGCCTCCGCAGTAGGCGCACCGGAAGCGGTCCCGATGCATCAACGCGGCCCGCGTCATCGGGATCCGGGCGCGGTAGGGCACCCGCACGAAGGTCCGCAGGCGGATCACCGAGGGCACCACGATGGTGCGTGTCGCCGAGTGGATCACCGGGCCGAGGGGGTCGTCGTGCACCACGTCGGCCTTGCCGCACATCACCATGATGATCGCCCGGCGCATCGGCAGCGCCGTCAGCGGTTCGTACGTCGAGTTGAGCAACAGGACCCGTCGGCGTCCCCAGATCGAGGGTTCCTGGCCGGCGCTGACAGTGACCTCGACGCTGTGCAGCGCGCGCGGAGCGGTACCGGTTGTCGGCCCTGGAGAGCCCGTCGCGGCCCGGTGGTGCCGGTGGCCGCGACCGTTCTTGCGCTGCGCCATACGTCCTCCGACCGACAGTCCACCACGATTCCCCCCTCAGCGCACGGCAATTCCGCCTGTGTTCGCTGGTCAGTCGAATGAACATCTCGTGACCGGACGCGCTGGACGGGGCTGAGGCGACGATGGCCCACAATGGAGGGGATGAGTGCGCAGACAGGTCCCGCCGGGCAGCAGCAGTCGTTCTACGAAGCAGTCGGCGGGCATGAGACGTTCCGCACGATCGTGAGGCGGTTCTACGAGCAGGTGCGCGAGGACGAGATCCTGCGCCCGCTCTACCCCGAGGACGACCTGGACGGCGCCGAGGAACGGCTGCGGATGTTCCTCGAGCAGTACTGGGGCGGTCCGCGCACCTATTCCGACCAGCGCGGCCACCCGCGGCTGCGGATGCGCCACGCACCCTTCCGGATCGGCTTCCTGGAACGCGACGCCTGGCTGCGATGCATGCACACCGCGGTCGCCGAGATCGACGCGCAGACCCTCGATGAGGAGCACCGCCGGGAGCTGATCGCCTACCTGGAGATGGCGGCCCAGTCGATGGTGAACTCGCCGTTCTGAGAAGAGTCGGTCATCTCAGCACCACCGCCGGATCGCCGCGCCGGCGGTAGACGGTGCCGAACCGCGCGTCGACCCGCAGCCAGGCCGGGGTCGCCCGTACCCGGACCACCTCATCGGCGGCGACGGTTTCGGGCGCGAACTCCGGCCCTGCGCCGGTCTGGGGCAGGAAACCCATCGACGTCAGCGCGAAGACACACCGCATCGGGATCCCGACGCTGTCCTGCCCCGCCGACACCCCGACGACTTCCTGATCGAGCAACGATGCCGGCGGGCCGTGCGCGCTCGAGTGCTCTTTGACCAGTTCGGAGCCACGGTGGGCGAGGTCGAGGACCGCTCGGGCGGGGACATCGTCGAGGTGGACGAACCCGGCGTCCGGCGGCAGCACACCGCGCCAGGCCGAATCCATCGGAAACCCGGGGTCGACGTAGCC is a window from the Mycolicibacterium poriferae genome containing:
- a CDS encoding HNH endonuclease gives rise to the protein MPANNTRRARAARRRKRRVAAVVNDLTDDQWAAIKAAWNGCAYCGKAGAALQRDCVMAISRGGRYTIDNVVPACAACNASKCNDEVTGWLRRKRLDERLFLERYVRIRAELVSRVSGE
- a CDS encoding EspA/EspE family type VII secretion system effector, encoding MTVGVLDAFLATWSRARAAFGDGAPQDGSAYDQSPALLELRAEVAGAGPGQHWRGPGSDAYGHANDKQAGVLGEAARLDRQLRAEVDKSAEVVAAGRRELDGVRQWVLDAASEIPQTAQGERMLYPVVRRGSGEIVEILERAVADMHSISTGIGGIGAEYQALGGDLKLGTGDGGGQPQIPSSSADKPMNA
- a CDS encoding DUF5130 domain-containing protein, producing the protein MASGEVSRVTSTELAELPYGSAITSSGRISGVTEPGELSVHYPFPTKDLVILDNALKFGSRNAKARFAVYVGDLGEDTAATARELLARVPTPDNAVLLAVSPNQKAIEVVYGAEVKGRGIEESAPLGVSAAAASFQEGNLIDGLISGIRVLSAGVSPR
- the ctaJ gene encoding aa3-type cytochrome oxidase subunit CtaJ is translated as MLHASFVLIPLALAAVLSLFIFTKKGPHPATYDMSEQWTHDPILWAADEPADHGHGGHGSHLTVGGGASGKW
- a CDS encoding HNH endonuclease is translated as MAQRKNGRGHRHHRAATGSPGPTTGTAPRALHSVEVTVSAGQEPSIWGRRRVLLLNSTYEPLTALPMRRAIIMVMCGKADVVHDDPLGPVIHSATRTIVVPSVIRLRTFVRVPYRARIPMTRAALMHRDRFRCAYCGGKADTVDHVIPRSRGGAHSWENCVAACSGCNHRKADKLLTELGWTLHVTPLPPKGQHWRLLSSIKELDPAWVRYLGEGAA
- a CDS encoding globin, with the translated sequence MEGMSAQTGPAGQQQSFYEAVGGHETFRTIVRRFYEQVREDEILRPLYPEDDLDGAEERLRMFLEQYWGGPRTYSDQRGHPRLRMRHAPFRIGFLERDAWLRCMHTAVAEIDAQTLDEEHRRELIAYLEMAAQSMVNSPF